Proteins encoded within one genomic window of Sorex araneus isolate mSorAra2 chromosome 9, mSorAra2.pri, whole genome shotgun sequence:
- the LOC129407114 gene encoding translation initiation factor IF-2-like — protein MRTHTHPDTKKYTHRHAETHTIRHRAIHTHTHSDTDTPKHTHTDTHHTRTAVGDVLKGPGEAGGGGGLRRQDGVCVPPRPVCLWERSLRETPRTPTPSSPVTPQAQGEGLPTVLLSGKRRKLMSTGNRRPSWGSRGRRPRPGHHWGSLGPFLFLLFVLIARAYSRLHSGSLLALGGPGVWRRGGPAPSLLPEAPSQRHFPNHSLIRPRPAARRLGTESSRPANPSQAPGPTLCLPACAPTRAPVTPGEKSVGPGSPRGKLSSGAQPQHPRHLLSTVTQGQDLFCPGNRAEVSHQDLPLRRDVNTNKAGVSKGAGVSLSPAQAPRSPPGRLCSPRPAHPRSGQHFPSPGPAAPRPRSATVGTQGLS, from the exons AtgcggacacacacacacccagacacaaagaaatacacacacagacatgcagagacGCACACAATTAGACACAgagccatacacacacacacacactcagacacagatacacccaaacacacacacactgatacacaccacacacgcacagCTGTAGGTGACGTTCTGAAAGGGCCGGGGGAAGCGGGTGGCGGCGGGGGACTGCGGAGGCAGGACGGGGTGTgcgtccctccccgccccgtctGCCTGTGGGAGCGGAGTCTCAGGGAGACCCCACGAACCCCCACGCCCTCATCCCCCGTCACCCCACAAGCCCAGGGCGAGGGTCTCCCGACAGTGCTCCTAAGTGGGAAACGAAGGAAGCTCATGTCCACGGGGAATCGGAGGCCGagctgggggtcccggggcaggcGCCCTCGTCCTGGACATCactggggctccctggggcctttccttttccttctctttgttctcatagctcgggcttactccaggctgcactcaggatccctcctggcgcTCGGGGGCCCGGGGGTGTGGAGGCGCGgggggccagcgccctccctgctgcccgaAGCCCCCTCCCAGCGGCACTTTCCAAACCACAGCCTCATTCGTCCCCGGCCCGCGGCGCGGAGACTCGGCACGGAGTCCTCCAGGCCCGCCAACCCCTCCCAGGCTCCCGGGCCCACCCTCTGCCTGCCAGCGTGCGCCCCCACTCGGGCGCCCGTGACCCCGGGAGAGAAGAGTGTGGGTCCGGGCTCTCCCCGAGGGAAGCTGAGCTCTggggcccagccccagcacccacgCCACCTGCTGAGCACTGTGACACAAGGACAAGACCTGTTCTGCCCAGGGAACAGGGCTGAAGTCAGCCACCAGGACCTTCCACTCAGGAGGGACGTGAACAC AAACAAAGCAGGAGTCAGCAAGGGCGCCGGGGTGAGCCTGTCTCCCGCTCAGGCCCCTCGGAGCCCACCTGGACGGCtgtgctccccccgccccgcccaccctcgGAGCGGGCAGCACTTTCCCAGCCCGGGGCCAGCAGCCCCTCGGCCGAGGTCAGCGACGGTGGGGACTCAGGGACTCAGCTGA